A genomic window from Microbacterium sp. ET2 includes:
- a CDS encoding class I SAM-dependent methyltransferase: protein MVSREEMSTSFGREATRYESGRPDYPAEAVAWLLEPVTEPGRRPRVADVGAGTGKLTRVLRELEAEVVAVDPDADMLAELRRRVPGTPAFVGTAERMPLPDASVDAVVGGQAWHWVDPVAGAVEAGRVLREGGVLGLVWNVRDERVAWVHRLTGIMHGSSAEQLISEGGPRPHPRFEAFDTRVWEWHRPLRREAFLDMAASRSSVITAEVTARRRILDEVGALFDELAQNGVVELPYRTEAFRGVVRR from the coding sequence ATGGTCAGCCGTGAGGAGATGTCCACCTCGTTCGGACGCGAGGCCACTCGCTACGAGAGCGGCCGCCCTGACTACCCCGCGGAGGCGGTCGCGTGGCTCCTCGAGCCCGTGACCGAGCCCGGGCGGCGTCCGCGGGTCGCAGACGTGGGCGCGGGAACGGGCAAGCTCACCCGAGTCCTTCGTGAGCTCGAAGCGGAGGTCGTCGCGGTCGACCCCGATGCCGACATGCTGGCGGAGCTGCGGCGACGTGTTCCCGGAACCCCTGCGTTCGTCGGAACAGCAGAGCGGATGCCGCTCCCCGACGCATCGGTCGACGCCGTCGTCGGCGGTCAGGCATGGCACTGGGTCGATCCGGTCGCCGGCGCCGTCGAAGCGGGCCGGGTGCTGCGCGAGGGCGGCGTCCTGGGTCTTGTCTGGAACGTCCGCGACGAGCGCGTCGCCTGGGTGCACCGCCTCACCGGGATCATGCACGGGTCCTCGGCGGAGCAGCTTATCTCGGAGGGCGGTCCCAGGCCGCATCCGCGCTTCGAGGCATTCGACACGCGCGTCTGGGAGTGGCATCGCCCCCTCAGGCGCGAGGCCTTCCTCGATATGGCCGCCTCGCGCAGCTCTGTCATCACCGCCGAGGTGACCGCGCGTCGGAGGATCCTCGACGAGGTCGGAGCGCTGTTCGACGAACTCGCCCAGAACGGCGTCGTGGAGCTTCCCTATCGCACCGAGGCCTTCCGAGGGGTCGTGCGTCGCTGA
- a CDS encoding exonuclease domain-containing protein, producing MPLDFTAIDFETANSSSASACAVGLARVRGGEVVATAGWLIRPPAGHDHFFDINMRIHGIRPEDVLHAPSWSDQLGDLAGFAGGDVLVAHNAGFDMAVLARACEATGDECPPYRYACSLQVARKVYQLPSYRLPFVAAEAGFAEFAHHNAVADALACAHVMIDAARRVAADDIDDLAAWTGVRVSQIAVAAAPAPRRSVSFEAVA from the coding sequence GTGCCTCTGGACTTCACCGCAATCGACTTCGAGACGGCGAACTCCAGCAGCGCTTCGGCATGTGCGGTCGGCTTGGCGCGGGTCCGCGGCGGGGAGGTCGTCGCCACCGCGGGGTGGCTCATCCGCCCGCCCGCCGGCCACGACCACTTCTTCGACATCAACATGCGCATCCACGGCATCCGACCGGAGGACGTCCTCCACGCCCCAAGCTGGTCCGATCAGCTCGGCGACCTCGCCGGATTCGCCGGCGGCGACGTGCTCGTGGCGCACAATGCCGGCTTCGACATGGCCGTGCTCGCGCGCGCATGCGAGGCGACCGGTGACGAGTGCCCACCCTACCGGTACGCGTGCAGCCTGCAGGTGGCGCGCAAGGTGTATCAGCTGCCGTCCTATCGACTGCCCTTCGTCGCCGCGGAGGCGGGATTCGCCGAGTTCGCCCATCACAACGCCGTGGCCGACGCCCTCGCGTGCGCGCATGTGATGATCGATGCGGCGCGACGCGTCGCCGCCGACGACATCGACGACCTGGCGGCGTGGACCGGTGTCCGGGTCTCGCAGATCGCCGTCGCCGCCGCGCCGGCGCCACGGCGTTCGGTGTCGTTCGAGGCCGTCGCCTAG